Proteins from one Terriglobia bacterium genomic window:
- a CDS encoding undecaprenyl-diphosphate phosphatase, translating to MHEYLLSIFLGVVEGLTEFLPVSSTAHLRISEALLNIHLDDPFWKMYSIVIQLGAILCLPIYFRARISKFLATFPQGENNDRTALNHPLTLVMIAFVCTAGPAYLLTKVIGKHLESLTVMGWSLLVGGIVMWIVDAMFGTPRAGGREGGRFKTEHVEEMTVFQAVWIGVCQIASAVFPGTSRSMSTIAAGQLAGMSRPSALEFSFFLSIPTMVAATGYDMLRTLHPKHGGEPLGRMPMNSHEWVVLVIGFVVSFFVAWAVVAWFMNWVRKRGFAPFAVYRIIVGIAVLVWVMRS from the coding sequence TTGCACGAATATCTCCTGTCAATATTTCTAGGCGTGGTGGAAGGACTCACGGAGTTTCTCCCGGTGAGCTCCACCGCGCACCTGCGCATCAGCGAAGCGCTGCTCAACATCCACTTGGACGACCCGTTCTGGAAGATGTATTCCATCGTGATCCAGCTGGGCGCCATCCTCTGCCTGCCGATTTACTTTCGCGCGCGCATCTCCAAGTTCCTGGCAACGTTCCCGCAAGGCGAAAACAACGACCGCACCGCGCTCAACCATCCGCTGACGCTGGTGATGATCGCGTTTGTGTGCACCGCCGGGCCCGCGTACCTGCTGACCAAGGTGATCGGCAAACATCTGGAGAGCCTGACGGTGATGGGCTGGTCGCTGCTGGTGGGCGGCATCGTCATGTGGATTGTGGACGCCATGTTCGGCACGCCACGCGCGGGCGGGCGCGAAGGCGGGCGCTTTAAAACCGAACACGTGGAAGAGATGACGGTGTTTCAGGCGGTGTGGATCGGCGTGTGCCAGATTGCGTCGGCGGTGTTCCCGGGGACCTCGCGGTCCATGTCCACCATTGCCGCGGGACAGCTCGCCGGGATGTCACGCCCATCGGCGCTGGAGTTTTCTTTCTTCCTCTCCATCCCCACCATGGTTGCGGCCACCGGTTACGACATGCTGCGAACGCTGCATCCCAAACACGGCGGCGAACCGCTGGGCCGCATGCCGATGAACTCGCACGAATGGGTCGTGCTGGTCATCGGATTCGTGGTGTCATTCTTCGTGGCCTGGGCGGTGGTGGCCTGGTTTATGAACTGGGTGCGCAAGCGCGGGTTCGCGCCGTTCGCGGTGTACAGGATCATCGTGGGGATCGCGGTGCTGGTGTGGGTGATGCGGTCTTAG
- a CDS encoding DNA translocase FtsK, which yields MKFLTRAFTPTKNRRLNELIGFLLLASATLLFLALASYSPADPSFNTAGPGSASNAAAGHVSNWIGLFGSVISDLLVQSMGVCVFLMPVMLGFLGLRWFRSREVPSPGAKALGAAILLIFAPALLALLPWQMRWHGAVPLEGLLGRIVGDVLLHYFNLVGAYIVSATVVSVALYLSTAFSFSTARVWFMSRFAFVLAAWQRLQDWRAARAAKRAQKKLLKAQAAQQEKDRRQQEADRRSGADRRVVAVSANGGLGNAAAMNGSSNSATLGARAATQQDSRQAQPASSNNFERTFADEPQPAAASQLPASQTAGAIGTEALPEPAVSARADLERKGKTVMPKIAGGYKLPPTSLLHRAEGSQAVNEEELKVLAEVLTEKCAEFDVLGTVTQINPGPVVTTYEFKPEAGVKYSRVTSLSEDLCLAMRAESILIERMSGKSTVGIQVPNHERETIWLREVMEAAEFIGTKSKLTLAMGKDINGRIITADLASMPHLLIAGSTGSGKSVAINAMIMSILYKATPEQVRLILVDPKRLELGIYEGVPHLYVPIITEPKLAANALRNAVREMERRLKALAAKGVRNIEQYNKLFERETPGLFDEQDDADNKPLPYIVIIIDELADLMMLDQSNVEESITRLAQMARAVGIHLVLATQRPSVDVITGLIKANFPSRISFRVATKIDSRTILDANGAESLLGKGDMLYLPSGSARVHRLHAPFTTEKEIHAVVEFWRSQALAQYEQKFLEAPKEEKVSVTGSMDDDDADDEQDELYQDAVRLVIEFGKASTSLLQRRLRIGYGRAAHLIDLMERDGIVGAADGPKPREVLKRPDWLSEVEEALR from the coding sequence ATGAAGTTTCTTACGCGCGCTTTCACGCCAACCAAGAACCGCCGGCTCAACGAGCTGATCGGGTTCCTGTTGTTGGCCTCTGCGACCCTCCTTTTCCTGGCCCTGGCGAGCTACTCGCCGGCCGACCCCTCATTCAACACCGCCGGCCCCGGTTCCGCTTCTAACGCCGCCGCGGGACACGTGAGCAACTGGATTGGCCTGTTCGGCTCGGTGATCAGCGACCTGCTAGTGCAGAGCATGGGCGTCTGCGTCTTCCTGATGCCGGTGATGCTGGGCTTTCTGGGCTTGCGCTGGTTCCGGTCGCGTGAAGTGCCGTCGCCCGGCGCCAAGGCCCTGGGCGCGGCGATTCTGCTGATCTTTGCTCCCGCGCTGCTGGCCCTGCTGCCGTGGCAGATGCGCTGGCACGGCGCCGTCCCGCTGGAAGGACTGCTGGGACGCATTGTGGGCGACGTGCTGCTGCACTACTTCAACCTGGTGGGCGCTTACATTGTGAGCGCGACCGTGGTGTCCGTGGCGCTGTATCTTTCCACCGCGTTTTCTTTCTCCACGGCACGCGTGTGGTTTATGAGCCGCTTTGCGTTTGTGCTGGCGGCATGGCAGAGGTTGCAGGATTGGCGCGCGGCCCGCGCGGCAAAACGCGCGCAGAAGAAATTGCTCAAAGCGCAAGCGGCGCAGCAAGAAAAAGACCGTCGCCAGCAGGAAGCCGACAGGCGCAGCGGAGCAGATCGTCGTGTGGTCGCCGTGTCTGCAAATGGCGGACTGGGGAATGCGGCGGCGATGAATGGTTCGTCAAACAGCGCGACGCTCGGCGCGCGAGCCGCGACACAGCAAGATTCGCGGCAAGCGCAGCCCGCATCGTCGAACAACTTCGAGCGCACATTTGCCGACGAACCACAGCCCGCCGCGGCGTCGCAACTGCCCGCGTCACAAACAGCCGGCGCCATCGGCACGGAAGCTTTGCCGGAGCCCGCCGTCTCTGCGCGCGCCGACCTGGAACGCAAAGGCAAGACGGTGATGCCCAAGATTGCCGGCGGATACAAGCTGCCGCCCACTTCCCTGCTGCATCGCGCGGAAGGCTCGCAGGCGGTGAATGAAGAAGAGCTGAAAGTGCTGGCGGAAGTGCTCACGGAAAAATGCGCGGAATTTGACGTGCTGGGCACGGTCACGCAGATCAATCCGGGGCCGGTGGTCACCACGTATGAATTCAAGCCGGAAGCCGGCGTGAAGTACAGCCGCGTCACCAGCCTGTCAGAAGATCTGTGCCTGGCCATGCGCGCGGAGAGCATCCTGATCGAACGCATGTCGGGCAAATCCACCGTGGGCATTCAGGTGCCGAACCACGAGCGCGAAACCATCTGGCTGCGCGAGGTGATGGAAGCTGCGGAGTTCATCGGCACCAAGAGCAAGCTCACGCTGGCCATGGGCAAGGACATCAACGGCCGCATCATCACCGCGGACCTGGCATCCATGCCGCACTTGCTGATCGCGGGCTCAACCGGCTCCGGCAAGAGCGTGGCCATCAACGCCATGATCATGTCCATCCTTTATAAGGCGACGCCGGAGCAGGTGCGCCTGATCCTGGTGGACCCCAAGCGGCTGGAGCTGGGAATTTATGAAGGCGTGCCGCACCTGTACGTGCCGATTATCACCGAGCCCAAGCTGGCAGCCAACGCGCTGCGCAACGCGGTGCGCGAGATGGAGCGCCGGTTGAAGGCGCTGGCGGCCAAGGGCGTCCGCAACATTGAGCAGTACAACAAGCTGTTTGAGCGGGAAACGCCCGGGCTTTTCGACGAGCAGGACGACGCCGACAACAAACCGCTGCCCTACATTGTGATCATTATTGACGAGCTGGCCGACCTGATGATGCTGGACCAATCGAACGTGGAAGAGTCCATCACGCGGCTGGCGCAGATGGCGCGCGCCGTGGGCATACACCTGGTGCTGGCGACGCAGCGGCCGTCGGTGGACGTGATCACCGGGCTGATCAAGGCCAACTTCCCGTCGCGCATTTCCTTCCGCGTGGCGACGAAGATTGATTCGCGTACGATTCTTGACGCCAATGGCGCTGAGTCGCTGCTGGGCAAAGGCGACATGCTGTATTTGCCGTCAGGATCGGCGCGCGTTCATCGTCTGCATGCGCCGTTCACCACGGAAAAAGAAATTCATGCTGTTGTGGAATTCTGGCGCTCGCAAGCCTTGGCGCAGTACGAACAGAAGTTCCTGGAGGCGCCGAAAGAAGAAAAGGTATCCGTCACTGGCTCCATGGACGATGATGACGCCGACGACGAGCAGGACGAGCTTTACCAGGACGCCGTACGGCTGGTGATCGAGTTTGGGAAAGCGTCCACGTCTCTGCTGCAGCGGCGGTTGCGTATCGGCTACGGACGCGCTGCGCATCTCATCGACTTGATGGAGAGAGATGGCATCGTAGGCGCGGCCGATGGGCCGAAGCCTCGCGAAGTGCTGAAGCGTCCGGACTGGCTGAGCGAAGTGGAAGAGGCGCTGCGCTAG
- a CDS encoding threonine/serine dehydratase, with product MVTLQDIQQARTLLRGVAVRTPLVACQLPDGRQIFLKPENLQPVGSFKLRGAYNKISSLTPEQRQRGVVAHSSGNHAQGVAFAARALGVKATIVMPSNAPKVKLDATRALGAEIVLVGPASEERIRKAEELEKERGLIAVPPYNDEKIIAGQGTMALEILEDMPNVEVVLVPVGGGGLISGVATAIKESNPKIKVIGVEPEFAADARESLRTGTIQKTKAEDAAKTLADGLRSVSLGDITFAHVRKYVDAIVAVKEDEIKQAMRHLLFAGRILAEPSGAVTTAAAMFHADEIPPGTTVAVVSGGNMEPQLFKDILQGAL from the coding sequence ATGGTGACCCTCCAGGACATCCAACAAGCACGCACGTTGCTGCGCGGGGTGGCGGTGCGCACGCCGCTGGTGGCGTGCCAGCTGCCCGACGGCCGCCAGATTTTCCTGAAGCCGGAGAACCTGCAGCCGGTTGGCTCATTCAAGTTGCGGGGCGCTTACAACAAGATATCGTCGCTCACGCCGGAACAGCGGCAGCGCGGCGTTGTCGCCCACTCCAGCGGCAATCACGCGCAGGGCGTAGCATTTGCGGCGCGGGCGCTGGGCGTGAAGGCGACCATCGTGATGCCCAGCAACGCGCCGAAAGTAAAGCTGGACGCCACACGCGCGCTGGGCGCAGAGATTGTACTGGTTGGGCCGGCGAGCGAAGAGCGGATCAGGAAAGCCGAAGAGCTGGAAAAAGAACGCGGACTGATTGCCGTGCCTCCGTATAACGACGAAAAGATCATCGCCGGCCAAGGGACGATGGCGCTGGAAATCCTGGAAGACATGCCCAACGTGGAAGTGGTGCTGGTCCCGGTGGGCGGCGGAGGGTTGATCAGCGGCGTGGCCACGGCGATCAAGGAGTCCAACCCCAAGATCAAGGTGATTGGCGTGGAGCCGGAGTTTGCCGCGGACGCGCGCGAAAGCCTGCGCACAGGGACGATCCAGAAAACGAAAGCCGAGGATGCCGCGAAAACGCTGGCGGATGGCTTGCGGTCGGTGAGCCTGGGCGACATCACCTTCGCGCACGTGCGCAAATATGTGGACGCGATCGTGGCGGTGAAGGAAGACGAGATCAAGCAAGCCATGCGGCACTTGCTGTTCGCGGGACGAATCCTGGCCGAGCCCAGCGGAGCGGTGACCACGGCGGCGGCCATGTTCCACGCCGATGAAATTCCTCCGGGCACTACTGTTGCAGTGGTGAGTGGCGGTAATATGGAGCCACAGCTTTTTAAAGATATTCTTCAAGGTGCCTTGTAG
- a CDS encoding PilZ domain-containing protein → MTLIERRKHPRFPCELAVEVRADNQRVSYPGKLADICLGGCFVSTVSPLPAGTSVMLFFRTQISDNGGAEAQAESGATAAVAGRTVTSLPGSGMGIEFTGVGDAAIVAQLKALIAQLESGPPKETRAAM, encoded by the coding sequence ATGACCCTTATCGAGCGGCGCAAGCATCCACGCTTTCCCTGTGAACTGGCGGTGGAGGTCCGCGCGGACAACCAGCGCGTGTCCTACCCGGGCAAGCTGGCGGACATCTGCCTGGGCGGGTGCTTTGTTTCCACCGTTTCGCCGCTGCCCGCGGGGACGTCCGTGATGTTGTTTTTCCGCACGCAAATTAGCGACAACGGCGGAGCCGAAGCTCAGGCAGAAAGCGGCGCAACCGCCGCCGTCGCCGGCCGGACGGTGACCAGTCTTCCCGGCAGCGGCATGGGCATTGAATTCACCGGGGTTGGCGATGCAGCCATCGTGGCGCAACTCAAAGCGCTGATCGCACAACTGGAAAGCGGGCCGCCCAAGGAAACGCGGGCCGCAATGTAA